One Mycoavidus sp. HKI genomic region harbors:
- the purM gene encoding phosphoribosylformylglycinamidine cyclo-ligase has protein sequence MDSSNFATRPAGLTYKESGVDMEAGDALVERIKPFAKRTLRPGVLAGLGGFGGLFEVPKKYREPVLVSGTDGVGTKLKLAFQLNRHETIGQDLVAMSVNDILAQGAEPLFFLDYFACGKLDVETAATVVNGIATGCELAGCALLGGETAEMPEMYPVDEYDLAGFAVGAVEKSKIIDGHTIAVGDVVIGLASSGIHSNGYSLVRRIIQHAQPDLASSLDGRSLADALMAPTRIYVKPVLALLEKMTINGIAHITGGGLLENIPRMLADSLCAELDHRAWPLPPLFSWLAEHGGVADNEMHRVFNCGIGMVLVVSADSAQAALAQLSAAGETAWCIGTIRARGEGEAQTIVV, from the coding sequence ATGGACTCATCAAATTTTGCCACTAGGCCTGCTGGCTTGACCTATAAAGAGTCAGGTGTTGATATGGAAGCGGGCGATGCGCTCGTCGAACGCATTAAACCGTTTGCCAAGCGCACGTTGCGTCCCGGTGTACTGGCCGGGCTGGGGGGCTTTGGCGGACTTTTTGAGGTCCCCAAAAAATATCGCGAACCGGTATTGGTGTCAGGCACCGATGGCGTGGGGACTAAGCTTAAACTGGCTTTTCAGCTGAATCGGCACGAGACCATTGGACAAGATTTGGTTGCCATGAGTGTGAACGATATTCTCGCACAAGGGGCCGAGCCACTTTTTTTCCTTGATTATTTTGCCTGCGGTAAGCTCGATGTTGAGACGGCGGCCACGGTTGTTAACGGTATTGCGACCGGCTGTGAGCTTGCAGGTTGCGCATTGCTTGGCGGCGAGACGGCGGAAATGCCGGAAATGTATCCGGTAGATGAATACGATTTAGCCGGTTTTGCTGTGGGGGCCGTTGAAAAAAGCAAAATCATCGATGGTCATACCATTGCCGTGGGCGATGTGGTGATTGGTCTTGCTTCAAGTGGCATCCACTCAAATGGGTACTCTTTGGTGCGCCGGATTATCCAGCACGCACAGCCTGATTTAGCGAGCAGCCTTGATGGCCGCTCATTGGCTGACGCACTGATGGCGCCGACGCGCATTTATGTTAAGCCGGTGCTTGCTTTGCTTGAGAAAATGACGATCAACGGCATTGCCCATATCACCGGCGGAGGTTTGCTTGAAAATATCCCAAGAATGTTGGCAGATTCTTTATGCGCTGAGCTTGATCATCGCGCTTGGCCGTTGCCGCCTTTATTTAGCTGGCTAGCTGAGCACGGCGGCGTTGCAGATAACGAAATGCACCGTGTTTTCAACTGCGGCATTGGGATGGTGTTAGTCGTATCGGCGGATAGTGCGCAAGCCGCGCTTGCTCAGCTTTCAGC